GGTGATCAACCATGTCCACTGGTTCTCGGCCATTGGCGTTACCTCCGAACGTCAGTCACGATGCATTTTCACGATTTATTTCAGCCTGCGAGGGAATCGTAGGCCGAGAAACATCCATATGGTTACGTCAAAGGAAGACCTGGCGAATGGATCCTACTACGAGCCACCGAAGACGCATAATCCCCATCACATTGTGGAACAAGACTACTTCGTAGCCTCCGCAGTGATGAACCCAAGGTCTGTCTCTGAAGTGCAGGGACTCGTTCAGCTTGCCAACGAATACCGGATTCCCCTGTGGCCCACGTCCATCGGACGCAATTCCGGCTATGGAGGAGCAGCTCCGCGATCGCGCGGTAGTGTCGTGATTGACCTGGGCAAACATATGAATCGGGCGCTTGAGTCGTCGACGCTGCTTACGCAGTGGTCGAACCAGGCGTGACCTTTGCTGGACTCCATGAATACCTGGTCAGGAATGGTCTAAGGGAGAAATTGCGGATTGACATACGTCCATAGTTACCTATTCGTGTCTAGCGATGGGCTCTAACTTAAATCTGAGAATGCCAGGTTCCTGACGTCGGTGACTCGGTGGTGGATCGGTCATGGGAAATACCTTGGAACGAGGTGTTGGATATACGCCGTATGGAGGTGAGTCATATGATACAGCAATCAAGTAACGAGATTTTGGTGCTGATGTTCGACGTAGACCATTGGATGATGCATTGTGGCATGGAAGTGATCCTGCCGTCCGGCGagctactccgtacaggcATGGGCGCACTGCCCCAAAATCCCGGAACATCAGTGCATCCCATTCATCAAGACGCGGCAAACAAATGCTGGCAGCCCTTCCCGTACGGATTTGGTCCGTACAACGATGGACTATTCTCGCAAAGCAACCTCGGAATTGTTACCAAGGTCGGCATGTGGGTATGATATCGCAGAGCTATCCCTGATTTACGGCTCGAATCTCACAAACTTACTTGGAAGATAGTTGATGCCCGATCCTGGTGGATTTCAAGCGTATCAGATCTCATTGCCCAGAGATGAGGACCTTCACCAGGCGGTCGACATTATACGGCCTCTTAGACTGGTACACCTACAATCCCTCCATGCTTGTTCGCGTGTGAGATATTAATGGGCACAGCAAATGATTATCCAAAATGTCCCCGACCTTGCGTCATATCCTTCTTGACGCGGCAATGCTGGGTTCAAAGACAGTCTACACCTCCGACACCGAAAAGCCGCTGGATGAGGCTGAGCTGGATGCAATCGCGAAGAATCTCAATCTGGGCCGATGGAACTTCAACGGGGCAATCTATGTGAGTTCTTTTTCGTAACCCATGCTCAGGTTCGCAATTCTGACTACCACTCGAAAGGGTCCGGAGCCGATTCGGAACGTTCTTTGGCCACAAATCAAAGAAGCGTTTTCGTCGATCAAGGGTGTTCATTTTTTTTCCAGAAGATGTCAAAGGCAACCACCTCCTACATACTCGTGCAAAGGCTCTTCAAGGCATTCCGACATTTGATGAGCTGCGCTGGGTCGACTGGCTGCCAAACGGAGCgcatcttttcttctctcctaTTAGTAAAATTTCCGGAGACGATGCTATGCTACAGTATAAGGTCACGAAGAAGCGCTGTGTCGAGGCTGGTCTGGACTTTATGGGTGCCTTTGCCATTGGTATGCGAGAAATGCGTGAGTTTTCACCTTTCAAGTCATCAGCTGGCCCATTTTCTAACACCTACAGACCACATCGTTTGTATCGCCTTCAACCGGGGAGATCCCGAGTCCAAGAGGAAAGCACATTGGCTGATCAAGACCTTGATTGCGGACTGCGCAGAGCACGGCTGGGGTGAATATCGAACGCATCTAGCACTCATGGGCCAAATTGCAGACATACAACTGGAATCACAATGCACTCATGCGATTCAATCAGATGGTTAAGAATGCACTTGATCCGAATGGGATTCTGGCTCCGGGAAAGAATGGCGTGTGGTCTTCTTCGTATGACAGGCGGCTCTATAAGCTCTAATTTTCGACGATTGAAGCATCTTGCAGTTTATACTCAGCTATAATTACAAAGATAAATAGTCTCGCGCAAGCAGCTGTTGTCCAAGTGTAGATATATGTCAGCATATAGCCATTTCTCTGCAAAGGCTATTTTCTCCTTGCATTCTGTCTTACTCAATATGCAGTATATGAACATTCTAGATAATGACCTTGCTTTGTTGAGTGATCCATAGATACAAGCATATCGACTTCCTGTATTCTAGTTCTTCATCTAGTTCATCATTCCTTTCTCTCCAACTAAATCCTCTTCCATCCCATCCGGCATACTTCTTTCGGGCCCCGCCCATCACCTACAATATATATCCTAAACACTCAACTAAACTCCGATTCACGATAAAAAGATATTGAATTAAATTGTAGTAGTTCCTGGAATCATTCAGGTGACTGAATAGATCTACAAGGCATGGCTTACATCGAAGTACGAACAATTCCGCACTGCTTTATAATCTCCTGTTGATTACCAACAATTCTGACGAATTCGCAGCAATAGTGCACGCAACGCTGGCGAGAGGTGGTGCCATGTCGGATGCGATAAATAATTGTTCCATTAGTGGATGGGAGGGCGATGGTGTCAGGATCCCTGAAGTTCCGATGCTTCATGATGCTCGCACTATAAATACTGCCGAGGTTCGTTCGATAGAATCACACCAGTCTCAGTTAAAATCCAATCGCGTGTCCTTTTACAAGATGTCACCAAAAGTCGCAATTGCCGGTGTAAGTCTCTCTTTCAGTTCGATGTCTATCATGTACGCTGATGTATTCGAACACAGGCAAGTGGAAACCTCGGCCCAGCCGTTCTGGCAGCACTTCTCGACGCTGGGTTCGAGGTCACGGTCCTGACTAGAGAAAACAAAGACAACAAGTTCGACGAACGAGTCCGTGTAGCTAAGGTGAACTACGACTCGTTGGATTCACTTACCTCCGCTCTGACCGGCCAAGAGGTGGTGGTCAACACATTGGGTGTCGGACGAATCCCTAAAGAGACACATCTTCGATTGATCGATGCGTCTGTTGCGGCGAAAGTTCAGCGATTCATTCCTTCCGAGTTTGGTGCTAATACTACCAACCCTCGCGCTGCACAGCTTCCCGTTTACGCGGATAAAGTGGCTATCCAAAAACACCTGCAGGAGGCATCCAATTCCAACGACACGTTCTCTTACACCCTTCCGATCACGGGTCCCTTTCTGGACTGGGGCTTGAAGACCAAGTTTATACTGAACCACGAGGGCCCGGAAGTCGAACTGTATGACGGCGGTGATCAAAAGTTCAGCGCCACGACGCTGGCTGGCATCGGACAGGCAGTGTCTGGAATCATCCGCAATCTGGAGGCGACAAGAAACCAAGCCGTATACGTTAGGGAGGCCAATGTGTCGCAAAAGGGGCTCCTTGAGCTATCGGGCAAGCAGCTTGCAACAAGGACGGTGAGCACGGCCGAATTGGAGAAGGAGGCTTACGACGAACTTGGCAAGCCCAACCCGAATCCAGCCGTATTTGGCTTCAACTTCCTGCGACGGGCTATCTTTGGCGAAggttttggtggtttggtACCGGCAGAGGAGCTGTCAAACGACTTGCTTGGAGTCCGGTCCCTGAGCGATGCAGAGATCCGGGATATTGTGGTGAAGAATACTTGATAGCTGTACGATGTGCTTTCGATGAGGGTATTCATAACCCCTTTCGATGGGATTTGCGATAGATTACCGGGCCCACATAGGCGAGTTAGCAGGGCTGCCAATCGTATAGCGTTGCTTATTCGCTCGTGTGGGCCATTCTTGGCAAGACTATGGACAGAAGCTCATTCAAAGCAATGCAGTCTCCGGCCGTATGACCAGAAGAACCGCTGCGGAGTGATGGACGGGAGCCGTCCACGCCCGCATATCCGTAGGTCCGTAGACCAGTTATATCAGACTTGGACCGGTCTGGCCTCAAGACGATGTATTTCCGGGTGGAACAAAGCTAGCAGCGATCCTGGGGAGTTCATCTTGGGTCGTCCATGGGGGTTCCGGTAGGTCTCATTGGCTTTGAGTTAGTTTGAACGTCCGCAACCCCGCATTATTCTCGTAGTCAGAGTTCTTGTCGACTCCGTGATACCATCTCTACCCGCGTTCATGGCAATAAGCCAGATATAGGGACCCTGATGTCAACCAATTGGAAATAGTGTAATAATAGGGTGGAAGAGAGGACCGTCGGGCCCAATTCGGAAGGATACCCGCCAATGCTAGACCGGAATCGGACTTTGTCCGGTTTGATGTCATCGGACAATGAAATGGAACAATGATGGGCCGAGTGGGCTGTACATACGTACGGTACATGTCAGGATCAGGATTCAGGTCGGTACATGTGTCTCTGCACTGTGCATGCATATGCATTATACAGACACAATGGTATTATTATTCAATTGACTACCCCTATACATAGAGAAAAGTAGAGAAGCGGAAGGAAAGCCGCGGGATGGCGTCAAGGTCCCACCAGACCCCGCACCCGCCGTTAGTCAGCCAACCATAATTGCTGCTTTCGACCGGTTTCCTGTTTGAGAGGGCACGTGTTTATAAGaatcttcccctcctcttcctcttgctgcttcttctctccttcaCGCTCTCTACTCTGCCACCTCTCTCCTCTCCATCGCCATCATGTCTCTCATCGCTTCTATCAAGACTCCTCACATCACAGTTGAGCAGCCCGTCGGCCTGTACGTCTCCCCGCTGAGCTACCCCGCCCCTCTGGCGCCCTATCCATAGCTAACAATGGCTTGTCTACAGGTTCATCAACAACGAATACGTCAAGGGCTCCGAGGGTAAGACCTTCGAGACCGTCAACCCCGCCAACGAGCAGGTCATCACCTCCGTCCATGAGGCCAACGAGAAGGATGTCGACATCGCCGTGGCCGCCGCCCGCAAGGCCTTTGAGGGCGAATGGAGACGGGTTACCCCGTCCGACCGTGGTCGTCTCCTGAACAAGCTGGCCGACCTGATTGAGCGCGACATTGATGCTCTGGCCGCCATTGAGGCCCTCGACAACGGCAAGGCCCTCACCATGGCCAAGGTCGACTTGGCCAACGCCCTGGGCTGCATCCGTTACTACGCCGGCTGGTCCGACAAAATCCACGGTCAGACCATTGACACCAACCCCGAGACCCTCTCCTACACCCGTCACGAAGCCATTGGTGTCTGCGGTCAGATCATCCCCTGGAACTTCCCCTTCCTCATGTGGGCTTGGAAGATCGCCCCCGCCATCGCCGCCGGTAACACCGTCGTCCTCAAGACTGCTGAGCAGACCCCCCTCTCCGGTCTGTACGCCGGTAAGCTCATCAAGGAGGCTGGTTTCCCCCCTGGTGTGATCAACATCATCTCCGGTTTCGGTCGTGTCGCTGGTGCGGCCATCTCCAGCCACATGGACATCGACAAGGTCGCCTTCACCGGTTCCACCGCTGTCGGCCGTACCATCCTCCAGGCCGCGGCCAAGAGCAACCTCAAGAAGGTTACCCTCGAGCTGGGTGGCAAGTCTCCCAACATTGTCTTCGAGGATGCCGACATTGACAACGCCATCTCGTGGGCCAACTTTGGTATCTTCTTCAACCACGGCCAATGCTGCTGCGCCGGTTCGCGCCTGCTAGTCCAAGAGAGCATCCACGACAAGTTCGTCGCCCGCTTCCGCGAGCGTGCCGCCCAGAACAAGCTCGGTGACCCCTTCGCCGCCGACACCTTCCAGGGTCCTCAGGTTTCCCAGCTCCAGTTCGACCGCATCATGGAATACATCAAGCACGGTAAGGATGCTGGTGCCACCGTTGCGCTCGGTGGTGAGCGCCACGGCGACAAGGGCTACTACATCCAGCCCACTTTGTTCACCGATGTCACTTCCGACATGAAGATCGCCCAGGAGGAGATCTTCGGTCCCGTCATCACCGTCCAGAAGTTCAAGGACATTGACGAGGCCATCAAGATCGGTAACAGCACTCAATACGGTACGTTCCCTCTTTTGAGTCTTACTGCCATCCCATACTAACGGTTTAGGTCTCGCTGCCGGTGTCCACACCAAGAACGTCAACACTGCCATCCGTGTGTCCAACGCTCTCAAGGCCGGTACCGTCTGGATCAACAACTACAACATGATCTCCTACCAGGCTCCCTTTGGTGGTTTCAAGGAGTCCGGTATTGGCCGCGAGCTGGGATCGTACGCCCTGGAGAACTACACCCAGGTCAAGACCGTCCACTACCGTCTGGGCGACGCTCTCTTTGGTTAAGTGATACCTGTTTAGCGTGTTTTTCGTTATTGCGATTCTTAAAATGAAATGAATCATGATGTACAATGTTCTGTGTTTGCATGAAGCGTAGTTCGTAGGACTCCGTCTGTGCTTGTAACGGAGAAGAGCAGTTCTACCTTATGTAGGTTGTTGCAGGCATCATGGCCACATCCGCATCCACTTACGCAGGTACTCATGCATCGTACGAACTCGAACAGACAGGTATTGCATATGATCTTACTCCGCATACTTTCTTCGGGAGACAATATCCCGAGCAAACCCTGCCGCACACTTCTAAAGTACACGGGGGAATATCCCTCCGCTTCATAATGCCCAAAGCTGCGGAAGAATCGACAAGAATGTAATTGATCCCGTTATTTACAGTTTTATATCGGGATAAGACAGGGTCCAAACAAAACACCTGGAGTATGAGATACGTCGGGTAGAGACACCTTGTCCCCGTCCCCGACTACTGCAGAGTTATTGCTATTGTCCAAGCAGTATTCTTAGGCGACGCCAAGCCCTACGTCGAGTCCCTGTCTCTTGTTAACACCGAGAGCGACATCAAAGCCTTGTCTCTTTTCAACACCAAGGTCAGTATCCAGTCCCTTCCTTTTCGCAACGCCTAGGTCGACATCAAAACCCTGTCTCGTGGCGACTTCCAGAGCCGGTTTGGCCAGAGGGAtggcaacagcaacaacggcTGCAAAGAGAGTCAACACATGCAAAATTCATTTTGATTGTATGCAGGATCTTTGGTGAATTCAGTGGTTAGTTGATATGATCAATTGCTTCTGGATTGAGAGCACCCACCTGACAACTGAAAGAGTGCTGTAGTTATCTAAAAGAGCGTCCGGGGTAAGctgagaaagaaaggaaagagattGGATGGAAGTGAGGGATGGACCATGGCTACATTTATGTCGAATTGTAAACCGGATCTCCATGGACCGAGAATCAACTCGCACTCCTAGGGATTTACTCGATATTGCCCTAAAACAGAAGGCTGAGCCTGTTATTCGAAGCTGAAGCTGACTCGAAATTATCAAGCAACGATTTTGTTTCCGATACGTCCATTCGGGATCCATAGTGGTTGAATCCGCAATGTAGCCAATCCGCTATAGGGGGCCTTTGCCATCGTGCAATAGGCACAATAACATTTTTATGGATCTTGACGCTCGTTTCCCAGATCTTGTCAAACCATTTGGGTTCTTTCTGGAAATGATAATCTGCATTATCTTCACCAGACCCGTTCACTAGGCTTGATGGTATATACAGTAAGGTTCATGCATCACTTTACAAAAGAGAAATATTCGTTCAGACCATCGACATCCACGCCAATCCAGCCGACATGTTGGTCCGGACGACAAACCACAACGCACCCACTTTTGACTCCATATCCTTCATACGCGTCCTTGTCCGCAAAGACTCGAGAATAGTCCCATCCAAGGGTCTCATCGAATGGGTGGAAGATGTCAGGGAGATTCAGGATGGATACATCCGTTCGAGAACTGGAATGAATTAACAGTACTTCGATGGGTATACGCATGGTCTCCAAACGTGGCTTGAAGGCTTCCGCAAAAGAGTCGAGACGTCGTCGGCTCGTATCTTCCCGAAGATCCCCAGAGAATACCAGAACCCTCCAGAATCCATTACTCACGAGTCTCTCTGCGAGACGCAACGGGCAAGCAGATGCCTGATGAACCACTCGAAATGACGGCAGTCTCATTCCCAGCTCAATATTCCTGGCCAAACTGTTTTTGTTGTCTGCAATCAGAACATTGGGCGAATATTTGACTTTCACACCAGTCATGAACCCCGTATATTGTTCTCGAATCTTATCCACGCTGTTGGTATACCCGCTCGTCCCGGGTTGCTGCTCATAAGCGTGCACGAGGTCTGAGTCCATGCGCATAAGTTCTTGAGCCACTGGCCGTCGTTCGGAGTTGTACGTCTCCAGGATGGAGGGGTCCACTCGCCCTAGAATGACAGAGGCAAGTTTCCAGACCAGGTTGTACGTGTCTTGCATGGATACATTCATGCCTTGCCCTCCTTTAGGAGAATGGGTGTGGGCTGCATCGCCGGCAAGGAAGATCCTACTTCGTCAGTGATAGTTGGATAAAAGCCAGGTACAACATACCGATCGCGGATCCTATACTCCTGAACTAGTCGTTGCCCTATCTAGGAATATCAGTGATGGTAATAATCCCATCAGGTGCATTGGCATACATGGTAAAGCGACCACCAGTCACAGCGCTTAAAGTCCATTCGGTACGGTTCATATGTGCGCTGTGCAATCTGCAAAAGTCGCTTTGGTGTGTTTTTGTCGTGTGCATTTTGTATCGCTTTTTGTCCCAACTCGTCGTCATGCTTCAGCTGTATGTATAATCGGATCAGACGGTTCTCGCGTGGAAGCTGCATAATGCCGCTTCTCGAGCAGGCATGGATGGCGCAGGATTGGCGTATATCGGCTGTCACAGGTCAGCATTTCTCCTGACGCTGGAATAGGAGACGTACGGAAATCACTTATTGGGACAAAATCCATCACGCCCCAGATAGACTCTTCAGAGGGTGCGGATAACGAATCCATTGGGATATGCAGTTGGTCTCTCGTCCAGCTGCGCGCTCCGTCGCAGGCGATCATGTAACGTGCTGAGATTATGTCTTTCCCAACTTGACCACGGCTCACGTAGACGACAGGCAAGTCGTCATGATCCATTTCCAATGATTCAGCCGCCGTACTCCATTCGACTTCCACTCCCTTTCCGCGCAAATAGTCGATCATCACCTCCTCCATAATCCCCTGGTTCAACAGCCGTTGGCTGAATGGAGACAATTCCTCAGGCTGACTTCGAAGCCTCTTCTCCCGCTGAAGCTGGCCTTTCTTCTCATCGCGGCCCTAGTTCCATTAGCAACTCTCGACTGCGAATGGTCGGTTGACCAACCCAGTAACACATCTCAATCTCCTGAGCGCCCAATCGCGTGATCCGATCTACGATCCCGAAGCTATCGAGGATCTCGAGCGTGCGACTATGAATTCCATCCGCATGGCCGGTTGGTTTTCGGGACGGATTCTTGTCAATAATGCGCGTTGATATCGGGTATTGAGAGGCCCAGCAGGCCGCCAGAAGACCTGCTGGACCAGCGCCGACAATGAGCAGATCGATTGGCATTGGCTTAGTGCTCTGTGACAGTGTTCCTGTAGAATTGAGGCTTCATATCTATGGTTCAATTGAACTCCTGTTCATACGTCATTATGAAAAAGAAGTATCTTGAAAAACTGTATaatttcctttttgggaACTATCGCCATGACATCATATATACATAGCCCTCGTGGAACCCATTTTAAACCTCGAATTTCGGTCCAACGCAAAGAAACATCTCTATTTATCAATCCAATCAATTCAGTGCCTCCTTCAAGATGTCTCTCCTCAGAACGGTCCTCCGCACTTCCCTACGGACACCCCGCCCGGCACAATTTACGCGTCGATATGCCTCGCAATCCTCGAAGAGTAACAAGACTTCCGAAATGCCGATGTTGGTGTTGTCTGCACCTCTCACAAAGCTATTCGCTAATCTCCATAGTGCCGTGGCAGTAGCAACCGTCACCGCCGCAGGAGGCTACTACCTTCTCCAATCCGGCCCGGAAAGCAAATTGCATCATGAGACTGACCAATACGCCAAGGGCGAAGCAATCGAATCCGGATCGAAAGCGAGCGAGTCTACGCCTCAACCAGACCGCGACTCGGAGCAGAAAGTTTCTCCATCTGGGTCGAGCGGTGGTGGTTCACTGGGACAGCCGCCTTCAAATGTAGATCCTGTACGTTCCTATCCTGACTTCTTCTGTTCATAATGATCCTAATATATAACAGGCGAGTTCACGCAAAGAAGCGGGCGGTGCTGGAACTATTTCCGGAAAACAGGCTGGTCTATCAAATGCTACGACGGATAACCCGTTCATCAATGAGCCGGGTAAGAGTAAGAAGGGCGAAGGAGAGACCGAGACGGCCAAGGTTAAGGGATCGGTATCTACAGGCCGACCTCAAGCGTGATTGTATTATATGTGCTTTTGTATTATATTTCGTAGCTCAATGTTACAACTACTAAATGCATCCACAGTACCATTGAAACAATATACAATCCCCAAAGCATCTAAACAGGAATTTGCCTGTGCCGAGATGCGCTATCCATGGGAGTCAGGTTGGATTTCGCTGGTCCATCAACACAGACGCCCTCGCAGCTGAACCGACTCCCATGTACTGGGCAATCCCAGCTCTTTTCCGTCTGGTTCCAGCTCAGGACCCCTTTCATATGGGGACACACAGCGCTGAACTTATACGTCTGTCCGTCTCCATCCTTGTAGACAGCCACTGGTTTCGAGGTGAGACTGTCATGGAGCACGCCGCCGGTGTTGGCCCCGAGATCTTCAATATCCTTGATATCGGACTGCAAGTAGCGCTTGTATTGTGTGTTAATCTGGACATCGTGCTCCAGCATGCTTGGCAAGGACTTGGCAATGCTGCCCACACGACTGGGTTGGTAGAGGAAAGCCCAAGGGTTCTTGATGCCCCCGATCTCGTCCGCCAGTAGTCGTCCAGCCAAGACGCCATGGGTGAGCCCGTCGCCGCTATCCCCCGTTACGACGTACACGTGGTTCTGGCCCTGGTTCTTGCCAATGAAAGCCATGTAATCGACGGGTTCAAAGACCTGTCCGCTCCATCGGTAATCGACGGCTCCAGCCTGGAGAAACCGTTCGCGGGCCCAAGTCTCCAACTCGTCGAAGCGGCCGCTTACATCCTCTTGCCCAACTTTATGGTCACATCCACCGACCACCATGTAGTCATCTTGGTCGTCGCAGCCCGTTAGTCGCACGTACTTATACGCTTCTGCTTCGTCGTAGATCAGACAGTCCTTGACGGTACCCCGTGGAATGCGAATGGCAATACAGTACGTCCGGCTGTACTCCATCTCCGCGATAATGCTGAGTTTTTGTAGCGGTACGCAGGTTGCTTCGACGGCGTCGCGCGCCGTCACGGTGTAGCCGGGTTCGGTTTTAACGTGGATAACGTCCTTCTCTTCAAGGGAGATCATGCGCGTCTGCGCGAAACACTGAAAATTGGGCTGTTTTGCCAGCCATCCAAGAACACCGAGAAAGTACCGGGTTGGGTGGAATGTCGCCTGGTCATGGAAGACGGCCCCGTCGCGCTGGTCCGGCTTCCCATCCCAGCCGGGAACGGCGAGACCTTCACGAAACGTCGCATTGAGGCCGAGTTTCTGTGCCAATTCGACTTCCTTCTTCAGTCCGTGGACTTCGTGCTCGTGTTTGGGGTCCTCCCTGTTATACTGGGAAAATTCGTATGCCGGCAGCCGACGGTATTCACAGTCAATCCCAAGGGCCTTCGTAATCTCCCCAACGCGATCAATGGCCCAGCCATGACTCTCCGCCGCTATCTTCGCGCCATGAAATCCGTGTTTGTTTTGAATTTGTTCGTATCCATCATCCAGCGCGTTGGTTAAATGTCCGCTTGTGCGACCGCTCTCCCCGGACACAACGTGTCGTGCTTCGAGCATGGTGACTCGCTTCCCGCGGTTGACGAGCTCATATGCGGTGGATATACCCGCTATGCCGGAACCGATGATGCAGACGTCCGTGTGGATATCGCGGTCCAAGGTGGGGAAGGAAGGGTATTCAGAGTAGGGCATGCGATGGACCCAGACGGAGTCGGAGTCGCCCGATGTGTTCATGAAATGCTGCGGTTTAGCGGATGACATGGTCGCGAGGGTTCTGATAGGTGTCTTCGATCTGTATAATCTGATAAGAGAAAACATTGTTGCTGTTTCTCGCCAAACAACGTTTGTACATAGATATAGACCAGAGGCAACATGACGTATATATGAAGGTTGCCAGATGACATCGAAATGACTGTCGTTCAGGGTCTCAGTCTGACGTAGGGTGCACTATAACTATACCAAGATTGCAAAAAACAATAACATTCCATTATCGTACATTGAAA
The sequence above is a segment of the Aspergillus chevalieri M1 DNA, chromosome 6, nearly complete sequence genome. Coding sequences within it:
- a CDS encoding uncharacterized protein (COG:S;~EggNog:ENOG410PZ1J;~TransMembrane:1 (o49-71i)); its protein translation is MSLLRTVLRTSLRTPRPAQFTRRYASQSSKSNKTSEMPMLVLSAPLTKLFANLHSAVAVATVTAAGGYYLLQSGPESKLHHETDQYAKGEAIESGSKASESTPQPDRDSEQKVSPSGSSGGGSLGQPPSNVDPASSRKEAGGAGTISGKQAGLSNATTDNPFINEPGKSKKGEGETETAKVKGSVSTGRPQA
- a CDS encoding FAD-dependent oxidoreductase (COG:C;~EggNog:ENOG410PFPQ;~InterPro:IPR036188,IPR006076,IPR038010,IPR017941, IPR036922;~PFAM:PF01266,PF00355,PF13450;~go_function: GO:0016491 - oxidoreductase activity [Evidence IEA];~go_function: GO:0051537 - 2 iron, 2 sulfur cluster binding [Evidence IEA];~go_process: GO:0055114 - oxidation-reduction process [Evidence IEA]), which codes for MSSAKPQHFMNTSGDSDSVWVHRMPYSEYPSFPTLDRDIHTDVCIIGSGIAGISTAYELVNRGKRVTMLEARHVVSGESGRTSGHLTNALDDGYEQIQNKHGFHGAKIAAESHGWAIDRVGEITKALGIDCEYRRLPAYEFSQYNREDPKHEHEVHGLKKEVELAQKLGLNATFREGLAVPGWDGKPDQRDGAVFHDQATFHPTRYFLGVLGWLAKQPNFQCFAQTRMISLEEKDVIHVKTEPGYTVTARDAVEATCVPLQKLSIIAEMEYSRTYCIAIRIPRGTVKDCLIYDEAEAYKYVRLTGCDDQDDYMVVGGCDHKVGQEDVSGRFDELETWARERFLQAGAVDYRWSGQVFEPVDYMAFIGKNQGQNHVYVVTGDSGDGLTHGVLAGRLLADEIGGIKNPWAFLYQPSRVGSIAKSLPSMLEHDVQINTQYKRYLQSDIKDIEDLGANTGGVLHDSLTSKPVAVYKDGDGQTYKFSAVCPHMKGVLSWNQTEKSWDCPVHGSRFSCEGVCVDGPAKSNLTPMDSASRHRQIPV